atcaatttgaagagaagaaattaCCTAAAGTTTTTCCTTCAAGAACAACTGCACCTTGTCTATTAAGATCTTGCAACAATGTTCTCTTATACAGAGAATTTTGGGCTTCAGATATTTCCTTGCTACCATCTCGGAAGATCCCATGATCCTTCTCATCAAATAGAGCAAAAGGTCAACACACAAAAATTCAACACAAATCTAGCACTTCTGAACCAGTAGCATAAATAGACAACAGAACATTTGAATCGAATTAACTACTAAACAATTAACAGCATAAGGTATGgaatttaaatgatatatatagtATGAGACTTGACAGCTTTGGTAAACAACTAGTGGAGGCTCCATAAACTCTTCTAGTAAACTTGCAAGGCTTTACATAGTATAacagattaaataaaataataattaaacatattaacTTTGTAAAGCAAAATATCAAACTAcagtaataaaataacaaaatttagaaGTACATTACTACTAAACAAGATCAAACTACACCAAATCATGcataaataattcaaacacaAGTTCTTAAAATGAAAGCCTTTAGAAAACCAAAAAAGGACTAATGTCTTCAAGTCTCCATGTCCAATAACATCATCTCCAAAATCACCATCTCTACTGAGCTCTTTCTCAGATGAAAAATGTGCACCATCAAAATTGGCATCCGTTTCCAAATTATGAAGATAAAATTCAAGAGTTGGATTATTTGAACTTCCTCCAACAGATACAATGTTGCTACCATCGTCTTTACCCCAAGGTTGTTGAACCTCAACATTCTCTTCATCAACAGTATGTCCTTCTTAAGTCATCCATTCATAATCAAACATCATAACATCATTTTTTCTCATCTGTCTTCAAgttaaatatcttataaaataagTCATTCATCTCCAAATGTAAGTGATTTCTTTTCTCTGTATGAACCtagaaaacacaaacaattgATCTTGGAGACAATGCTATCAAAGGATTGGACATCTAGATTCGAAAACGTTAGACCTTTATTGCTTTTTTTAAATGCTATGATTTGAAGAACTTATGTTCTATGAATTTTAAACACAACTTGGTGTAGAAGTTATATACAACAGACTTCGTTAACAGGTTGGACCTTTGCTATTTTGCTTTATTATGGAGTGAAATGTTAAATCATGTTATTTGTTggcatttcaatattttttatattaggtAAACTCTTAAGAGTGATTATATATTGGAACtgaaaatttactttaaaaggGGTTAACACACATAAAATGTGAAACAATATATTGTTAAGAACTCAAAATGAGATTAAGGAATTGTTTCATTCACCGTACAGGAAGATGTGTGTAATCATCTCCTTGGTCTGCTTCCATATCTAAAGTTGGGTCTACACGTCGAACCTGCAAACAGACATATCAATATAAATGGAATGGAGAATGCAGCTAAAAGGTCTTcaatgagaataaaaattaaagagaaagacGACAAAAACCTTCTTTCGAGCTTCAATTTCTAATATCTCATCATCTTTCAAGAAGACAGCAAGATCCTCATCTTCAGCAGCCTCGGCAGCTGCTGCAACCGCGTTTTTGGTGCTATGGAGATACTCAGCTTTGAAGTATTTATTCCAAAAATCTACCTCGTTCATCTTGAATTTGAAGACCATGGGgggaaaagaaataatttagtAAGCAAAATGCTTGATATTGCACATAAATTATTGTAGAAGATAATAACAAACACTGCAATATTTTCAACATACTTTACTAGGTACAAAATTGAGGAATGCCTGGTGGACAGCAGGTTTGAGGgcaaaaatctgaaaaaaaaaaatgcaaaataaaaataaggataGTAGACATTCAATTTTCTTCCCCTTAAATAAGAaatgaatatttgaaataatgaaTGAAGTACAAGtataatcaaaacaaaaccCTTCCAACCAATGCAGAGAAAAATACTAGGGAACCAAACGagacataaatatataattaagctGCATAATCTCTGGCAGTGAAATAAACCTATTTTAAGCCCAAAATGTAATAAGAATCCTAAGAAGTAACTCCAGCAGCCAAATAAGGAAACAACTCACAAGGTTGCTTGGTCCAATACAAACAACATTATTCCGTAATATATTATATCCTAACAAAACCATGCTAAAGAAACCACATGCAGAGATAGAAGGAAAAGTTAAAACATATGACATAAACCAAATACCAGTCCCGACCCATAATCAAACTGAAAAGAGAGCCACCACATTAAAAATGAACAGTTTAAATTCTAAACTATGTGTGAgctcaaaacttaaaaaatccTTTTGAAGCATTAGTTAGTGTACTGACTAATCTTGTAAGTTCCTTTCATCTTCCAATTTGAATTGTAGCCTTTGGTTGAGAAACCATCTTAACATTCTTAAACAGAGAAGTAACCAACTCCAACACCCCAAAAAAGATCACTCCATACAATATAAGGCTCAAACAATTACAATCTTATATAACAGGCTTTCAAGTTCTAAATATTTTACCTTAAACATTAATTATGCTGATTCTCAGAAATGGTAAAGAAAATGAGTGTTTTGTTTAATTACAGAAAAAACTAGAAGAATTAGCTCCCAGAAGTTCCCCAAGGCCAGGGCAGGCCTCCAAGCTCTATGACTACTTATAAAGATACTTACACATTATCCACCAACAAGGTCCTCACATCGGCAGCAGGACTTGAACTATGTCCTTGTCCTCATGAGATATGAGTCTGGTCCTTACCAACTAGACCAACTGGCCCAAAAACTGAAAGTTACCACTCTATTTATTGACTTGACATCATCAACAGCAACAATAACCAAGTCTTACCCGACCACATGGAAGGAAGCCCAATGCTAGAGGCATAATGAAACCACCACTTCCTTTTATAAGTAAAACTAATTGTTGTATCACTTCCATTTGATATCAATATGATGAACTATTGCATGCACAATGTGccagaaaacaaacaaaaagatgaGAAAGCGAAAAAAGTATGCTTCAAATAATTGTCTAAAATATCATATGCACATGAAAAGGTGAGTGTAATTGCATTCAATTAATGGTTGTTGTCATCAAGTTAAAATTACATGCATAAGATTTTTATCAAAATGGCTGTCAATCTATACCCACCATGCCCTCATTTTCGGGCAGTGCATAAAAGTCTAAACAAATACCAAATAGTATAATCACCTACAGCACAGAATCTAAACATTCAAGATTTAGCTTAAAATCTAATTAGGCAGAGTAAGTAGCATGCCTGATATTTAATCTCTGGTGTCAACTGAAATTTAACCTGGTTTATctgaaagaagaataaaggaaaagaacTAGTTTAAAATCATATCCACGCATTagaagccaaaaaaaaaatatacagaaacTGTTTAGAGATCTAAACatggatttaaaatttacaaacacTAAATAAAAACTCAGTAACAATAAAGAACCCTTATCTCACTAGATGGGGTTGGCCATATACATCAAACTATCTTATTGAGCTTTTAATGATTGTTATAGATATGAcgataagaatgaaaaaaaaaggatgtaGGACTTGCTaggttattaattttaatattcaaaatccAATTTAGGGCCCACATTtcactaaaattttcaaataatttttaaacttctaAAAGCCAAAACTAAATGTTTTCTGTTCTCAGTTTCTAGAATTAAGAAAACAATAGGGGATTTTGTTAGAAAACACATTTTACATGtttcttcaacttttattaGAAAACAATTTCCTTTAAGGAGAGAGAGTccataattattaaatacattCATGGAAATCTCATAAATAAATCAGAAAATCTAGACCCACTCCTTGCTTCTTATACAATTTATTCATCTCAAATACCAGGGGTAGAAAAAGGGGCCAGGTCTGACAGGCTGACCCATCAACCCGTGTGCAAAAACATGGGTCGTTGAGTTGTCAACTCATATCAACCTAGTCCATTTGGCCTGTCAGCCCGTTGAGTTGTAGAACGGGTTGGCCACAAGTTGCCCGTAACCCATTTTAGCATGAGAAAACAGGCTGGCCCGAGTGGCCCTTATCAttggttttttaaatttgtttgttttagttCTTTCTCTCATCTCACTGACACACAACATTAGTCATCCGTGTGACTCATTTTGCCACCCCTATCAAATACCAAAATGTTGAATGGCAATGACATCCAGCTTTTACAAGCCCATCACTGGTACATAACTAAGTGTGATATGTTCTTGTTGAATGAATGCAATTAGTCTTTATTCACTCATAcgataaaataaaagacaatgaATGTATAACAACATTATTAGGAATGTGAATATTGCAGTTCGTACAGTACAGTCAGTATTAGATTTAGAAAATTGtcattattcattaaaatgaCTTTAACTCCATTAGAAGTAGCAAACTAGGCATCAAAGATAGTTAATCAAGTTTTATCATGAAAAATTCAACCAACATTTTTTAAGTGCAGTAACAAATCAGGGTAATAGGCACGATAAGGATTCTGCTCATAGAAAACACAGCTAATACGTTCTCCCATAAAAAAGATTTACTTGATTCAAGTTTTCATAAATTACCAAAACAAATTACtagttaattagttttttaaagttgtttcAATGTGCAAAATTAACTGtattttgtgaagttgaatGTGCAATTGTCATAgtatttttagatattaaaagCTTCCAAAAGCCGAGTTTTGCAAATTATAAGAGATaagtaagatttttttattaatacaatGAAATATGGAATCTGAGGTTATTGAGCTGCAATGTTGTCATCATGACATCCAAGTAAGTGCACTCATAAAGACATAGGATCAGTGCAGAAGGAGAGGTGGTATCATACCCGTCCATCACTCATAGGCTTTGTGTCAAAGATAAGAGAATTTTTAAATCCAATCCTTTGTTTTAACTTTCTGCTTTCATCTTGATCCAGCAATTTCTGTAGagcatattaaaattataaagaagaaATTCACTAAGATGACTAGAAGAAAGTTACAAGAAACTTGGAGGCTAAGAATAAGATATCTTCCATATGAaaacaaaagtagaaaaaagTCAATAGACTGTATGATGCCTTTAAATATCCAATTGTGAAACCTCTGTAGAAGACCATATATTTCACACTATTTTATTTGCAAAAGTACTTTGCACAGTATTTTTCATGcctaaaatttattcaaataatcataatatcaGCTAGAAACCAATCATCAACATCATTGATAATGGAAATATCTTTACCTTCTTAGTAGCCCAAAATTCTGATTCTGTAAGCTTACCACTAGCTACAAGTTCCTTATGAAGTGTCTGCAACTTGCTGCAAAAGGTACACTTCAACGAAATTAGCAACATTGAAGGAAATGAGGAAGATCTCAAACCATGATAACATctagaaaagacaaaaaataatattgaaaagtGAACAGATTGAGTTCCTAATTAATTATACAGCACGGAATTAGAgcaagaaaactataaaaggACAATTTAAGATAACAGCACAATACCACAGAGACCATGTCTAAATGGTCTTAGTTGCAAAAGAACTTGAATCATAACAGAGCAAGATCACgaataaataattcttttcttttgaaaaattatacttGTCCACTCCCAACATCCACCATGAGATATTTAAATAGCCTTGGGCATTGTTAACAACTTGTGAGACATAATGAACCATTAGAGCATAAGtacatatttataattgtaaCCTCATTCATTTAGTCTTGATTACTACCGAGGAAGATTTAATCACCATTAGACAGTTCTATAACATCATTGCACTACTTGTGTAAGACATATCTAACCACCATTGTCACAAGTACAGATTTATAATTATATGCATACATTCCTCTACCCGTAAAAATATGTGACGCAAATTTACCAATTATTACTCAGACATTTCAATAACCTCAACACAATTAACCACTTGTGAAACATTTAACTATTATTGCTACAAGTACAAATTAATAATGCATATGATCACATGTATTTACTATGACACACCTGTAAGGCAAATAACCATATTTACACACGTGGTTAACCATGTGTGATAGGTGGACACTGGATGGAGTATCCCTGGTATGCATTAATCATTAatcctcttttaaaaattaaagtgcattattttaaaccaaataCCTATCTTCCTGCAATAGTTTTATCCTGAGAGTCATTTCGGCAGAGCTTAGCTGTTCCTCAGAAATAACTTTTGTAGCTTCTCCTTGCACATGCTTGCTAAGGGCAATACCTGCTCAAACAGATAAAACATCATTATAGGAAAGATATACAAAacaactgaaaataaaaatataaaatatgcataaataaaaaagaataaaagaaagaataacgACAATTCAGAACTTCCttctaatattaaatttacCATGTCATTTTTCAATCCTAAGAAAACTgcattaaagaataaaaaagggaaCGACGTAATGCATCccaaaattcaagaaaaaggaAATCTGGCGACATTTTCTTCACTGGCATATGTATATACGAgggaaataaatatttaatgctATGCATctgaaatcatattttaattaaatttttttactgatTTAACATGCTTAATTGATAAACTTAAGCCGACGAAATGAGTAAACAACATAGCAGCTCTTCATGATAAGCTACATGACGTGACAACTCAAGAATAACAAAAGCAAGTTAAAGAAGACCACAGGATAAAACTTTAAGCATATAGAAACAGCAAAACCATCGGTTCTGTTCGGCAGTAGCCAAAGTAAGTTACTTACCCACCAATTCTCTGCAAACATGAAGATCTGAAAAACTTTCTAACTCGAATATGTAACTTCCCTGGAACATCAAATtgtaatatgataaaaattcaTACAAGAAGGAAGAGGCATGAGCATGTCAGGTGTAGTATTGCCAAGTAAATAAAAGGCattgaaaattcaaattgagtggcattcaaaagtaaaagaagaaaaaaaagatggagCCAACTCAGCAGCATAAATAGCAGAACAAATGTAGACAAGAGCAACAAGattaaaagtaacaaaagaaCAACCTGTGCATGTGTAAGGTTAAGCCATGGCGGTTTGCCTGATCCCTCTTTAGTGTGTTTATGACCTACAATTTTTTCCAGCGGAGCAAACAAAAAAATGACAATCAAAAGTAATGCATACACAGTATCACTAAAACACTGAGATTGTGAGGTCAATGACTTTCTAAGGTCCATAACTTCTACACAATTCAATAAAAGTTCATATGAAACTTCACAATCagtttaaggaaaaaaaatacgaaaacaaaaaataaaaaatactcttTATAAATCTGAACTCCACATCGAGCTTGTTGTTGGAGGTAGGATCGTTGGGCTTGAAAACGAACTTTTCTTGAGTCTGCAGAGAAAGCAACGAAATTCCATAAAAATCTCAACGCGAAAACGGGATTTCACAAAAAGATAGCACAAGTTGAGAATGCGAATGCACCAATCTGAGGACGCCGGGGGTGCCAGGGTCTTTGACGGTAGCTTTGTATTTGACACGCTTAACCACTTGCCCCGACGACATCGTTTCGAACTCCGATAGCGCGTACAGTTCAGAAGATCAATCTGcaaccaaacaataaaaaaaaatccagaataaaaaaacagaaacatgGAGTTCGCGAGCGAGTGATGATTGAAAAAGCAGCTATACTCCGCATTGGGCTGATTGAGAAAGACTCAGAACGGCGCGGTGTAGAGAGAAAACGATGAATTATAATCACTATGCTTCTGCTTTTCCACACTCTTATTTCACAAAGAGGATCATCACCATGATTCCTTAAATTAACCCTGTAAAATTAACTTCGGATCCATCATCTACTTGTTACAGcggttaatttttttatataaaataataaatatatatatttgtattttgtgaaaataataaagGTTGTGTAATTTAATGtcgttttaaattatttaagaaattataaatccCACTTTTCATGTAGATTTTTTTAAAGcattgaaaatttgttttggattgttaaagtaaacaaaaaaaatctgtCACAAAGCACTTGAATAATTATAGAACATGATCCTGTTTTAAGTAAAAAGGGACGTGGCTGAGGAaatgcatttaatttatttttatttttattaaaaattcattttttgcGTACGCGTAAACCCTTGTATTAAAAAACTgtgtaaacaaaaataaataaatattatttatattatattatatttttaaaatattataaaagacaTTAAGTTAtagttgaaaagaagaaaaaccgGAACAACGAGAAATATCAAATGGTTCCAAGACAGTTTAAAACGGAGCGTTGTACCATACTCAGAGAAGACTCTCTGAAACTGAAAAACCAAAATCGGTGATAACGAAACTTGGATATCTCATGTTGTGTGTGTTGCGCTGAACTAACACTGAAGTGTTGTTCTTTCTGTTCGGAGCAATGTTGCTGAAGCTGCAGCTATTGTACACCCATACACCTCTCCTCTCAAACGCAAACGCGGTTCTTCTGTCAGAGAAGCCCGAGCAAGTTACCCCCACAAGCAGAAAACATAGACTCCCTCTTCATAACGGAACCGGCACGGTTAAGCCAGAGACCAACTTAAAGAAATGCGGTCCAGTGCAGAATTCGGAAGAGGGTGTTCCCAGAAAGAGAAAACCGGAGAAGTCGCACACCAAGTGTTCGACGAAACGCGTCTCTTACGGTGGATGCATTCCCGCGATTTTAGAAGCGTTGGATGCGGTTCTCGACGTGGATGAGGCCCTTGGGCCGTGGGAAGACAGGATTAATAACAAGGAGAGGAGCATTATTTTGAAGGAGCAGTTGAGGTGGGATAGAGCTTTGGAGATTTTTGAGTGGTTTAAGAAGAAAGGTCACGAATTGAACGTGATTCATTATAACATCACG
This genomic interval from Vigna radiata var. radiata cultivar VC1973A chromosome 8, Vradiata_ver6, whole genome shotgun sequence contains the following:
- the LOC106772494 gene encoding probable RNA polymerase II transcription factor B subunit 1-1; this encodes MSSGQVVKRVKYKATVKDPGTPGVLRLTQEKFVFKPNDPTSNNKLDVEFRFIKSHKHTKEGSGKPPWLNLTHAQGSYIFELESFSDLHVCRELVGIALSKHVQGEATKVISEEQLSSAEMTLRIKLLQEDSKLQTLHKELVASGKLTESEFWATKKKLLDQDESRKLKQRIGFKNSLIFDTKPMSDGRINQVKFQLTPEIKYQIFALKPAVHQAFLNFVPSKMNEVDFWNKYFKAEYLHSTKNAVAAAAEAAEDEDLAVFLKDDEILEIEARKKVRRVDPTLDMEADQGDDYTHLPDHGIFRDGSKEISEAQNSLYKRTLLQDLNRQGAVVLEGKTLDMEMEHPRTVAEILARRKQKSDEVVGDEERQNRISKMTPIEDLQAQDDHHYAPLCIKDPRDYFDFQQANAVKTLDDSQPGMEQMTCSLGSEEAYGSLMSAISKIQATGLRDPLFSPDVALKVLHGLTKNISSTKYHLGKTSQESVLDILPNTTKEKLLDHWVCSQELLRHFWSSYPVTTQNLVNKTRRLKDSISQIYSKLEEIKVSASSDLRHQVSLVVHPMQQALDAALLHYDADIKKRNARGSKKSNGYV